A genomic segment from Nicotiana sylvestris chromosome 1, ASM39365v2, whole genome shotgun sequence encodes:
- the LOC138874608 gene encoding uncharacterized protein — protein MGDYNAIRAGEDRPIGSPVQESEIRDFNDFIEHNNLTEIRTTGRNFTWTNEHAYSRINRALENAEWMMQMPHLEVRVMDPGCSDHSPLCMNFEDTEDKGPRPFKFLNHLSEHKEFLVKVKEAWRKRNERNIMKDVWCRLKQVKQAMKSLNRAEYNAIWDKIQ, from the coding sequence ATGGGAGACTACAATGCCATTAGAGCAGGGGAGGATAGACCAATTGGGAGCCCTGTCCAAGAATCTGAGATTAGGGACTTCAATGATTTCATTGAGCATAATAATTTGACAGAAATCAGAACTACTGGAAGGAACTTCACATGGACAAATGAACACGCATACAGCAGAATAAATAGAGCCTTAGAGAATGCTGAATGGATGATGCAAATGCCACATTTAGAAGTAAGGGTAATGGATCCAGGTTGTTCTGACCATTCTCCTCTGTGTATGAATTTTGAAGACACTGAGGATAAAGGTCCAAGGCCTTTTAAATTCCTAAACCATCTTTCTGAGCATAAAGAGTTTCTGGTAAAAGTTAAAGAAGCATGGCGAAAGAGAAATGAGAGGAATATCATGAAGGATGTATGGTGCAGACTCAAACAAGTGAAGCAAGCTATGAAAAGTCTGAATAGAGCAGAGTATAATGCAATATGGGACAAGATACAATAG